In the Acidovorax sp. A79 genome, one interval contains:
- a CDS encoding LysR family transcriptional regulator: MNLRQLEVFQAVLQTGNMSAAARLLCITPSAVSKAVAHTELQLGYRLFVRTPAGLTPTPEAQVLATESTGIHRQLDALRRTARNLGTSDTGDVRLAAIPSITHEFLPLVLQEHALRYPQVGVEVRTIHQDQMTQALLTRSVDFCLGFYKHPHPQIRSDLLVSGRMYLAVAQSVWTRAPRAVAPSARLAQVPVIRLVGDDPMRQSIDDLAQRLGTPAGPGLQVQTSRLALDLVRRGMGWTVIDFLTATQLDPGTMVALELHELPPMSLYSYHARALPQGLPATRMLAMLPGLLHRALSAKAV, from the coding sequence ATGAACCTGCGGCAACTCGAGGTGTTCCAGGCCGTTCTGCAAACCGGCAACATGAGCGCCGCGGCGCGGCTGCTGTGCATCACCCCCTCGGCCGTGAGCAAGGCCGTGGCGCACACCGAGCTGCAGCTGGGCTACCGGCTGTTCGTGCGCACGCCGGCCGGCCTCACGCCCACGCCCGAGGCGCAGGTGCTGGCCACCGAGTCCACGGGCATCCACCGCCAGCTCGACGCCCTGCGCCGCACGGCGCGCAACCTGGGCACCAGCGACACGGGCGACGTGCGCCTGGCGGCCATCCCCTCGATCACGCACGAGTTCCTGCCCCTGGTGCTGCAGGAGCATGCGCTGCGCTACCCGCAGGTGGGCGTGGAAGTGCGCACCATCCACCAGGACCAGATGACGCAGGCCCTGCTCACTCGCAGCGTGGATTTCTGCCTGGGCTTCTACAAGCACCCGCACCCGCAGATCCGCAGCGATCTGCTGGTCAGCGGGCGCATGTACCTGGCGGTGGCGCAGTCCGTGTGGACGCGCGCGCCGCGCGCCGTGGCGCCCAGCGCCCGGCTGGCGCAGGTGCCGGTGATCCGCCTGGTGGGGGACGACCCCATGCGCCAGTCCATCGACGACCTCGCACAGCGCCTGGGCACGCCCGCGGGGCCGGGCCTGCAGGTGCAGACCTCGCGCCTGGCGCTGGACCTGGTGCGCCGGGGCATGGGCTGGACGGTGATCGACTTTCTCACCGCCACCCAGCTCGACCCCGGGACCATGGTGGCGCTGGAGCTGCACGAGCTGCCGCCCATGTCGCTGTACAGCTACCACGCCCGCGCCCTGCCCCAGGGCCTGCCCGCCACGCGCATGCTGGCCATGCTGCCGGGGCTGTTGCACCGAGCCCTTTCGGCAAAGGCGGTATGA
- a CDS encoding type II asparaginase: MRISPPVHRWLAGLLLSAASAVAMAQAAKPHVVVLATGGTIAGAGASAANSATYAAAKVPVDKLLAGLPELASVAKVSGEQVFQIASESFTNEHLLKLGQRVSALSKQADVDGIVITHGTDTLEETAYFLNLVVRTNKPIVVVGSMRPGTALSADGALNLYDAVSVAASKDAAGKGVLVTMNDEIQSGRDVSKTINIKTEAFKSQWGPLGMVVEGKNYWFRAPVKRHTANSEFNIDEIQALPAVDIVYGYGNMNTTGIEAYGKAGVKALIHAGTGNGSVAAQAVDSLKALRAAGVQIVRSARVPDGFVLRNAEQPDDKYDWVVAHDLRPQKARILAMVALTKTNDSKELQRIFWEY, translated from the coding sequence ATGCGCATTTCCCCCCCCGTGCACCGCTGGCTGGCCGGCCTGCTGCTGTCCGCCGCCTCGGCCGTGGCCATGGCCCAGGCCGCCAAGCCCCATGTCGTGGTGCTTGCCACGGGCGGCACCATCGCCGGTGCAGGCGCCTCGGCCGCCAACAGCGCCACCTACGCCGCGGCCAAGGTGCCGGTCGACAAGCTGCTGGCGGGCCTGCCGGAACTGGCCAGCGTCGCCAAGGTCTCGGGCGAGCAGGTGTTCCAGATCGCCTCCGAGAGCTTCACCAACGAGCACCTGCTCAAGCTCGGCCAGCGTGTCTCGGCCCTGTCCAAGCAGGCCGACGTGGACGGCATCGTCATCACCCACGGCACCGACACCCTGGAAGAAACCGCGTACTTCCTGAACCTGGTCGTGCGCACGAACAAGCCCATCGTCGTGGTCGGCTCCATGCGCCCCGGCACGGCCCTGTCGGCCGACGGCGCGCTGAACCTGTACGACGCCGTGAGCGTGGCGGCCAGCAAGGACGCCGCCGGCAAGGGCGTGCTCGTCACCATGAACGACGAGATCCAGAGCGGCCGCGACGTGAGCAAGACCATCAACATCAAGACCGAGGCCTTCAAGAGCCAGTGGGGCCCGCTGGGCATGGTGGTGGAGGGCAAGAACTACTGGTTCCGCGCGCCCGTCAAGCGCCACACCGCCAATTCCGAGTTCAACATCGACGAGATCCAGGCCCTGCCCGCCGTGGACATCGTGTACGGCTACGGCAACATGAACACCACGGGCATTGAGGCCTACGGCAAGGCCGGCGTGAAGGCGCTGATCCACGCCGGCACGGGCAACGGCTCGGTGGCCGCGCAGGCGGTGGATTCGCTCAAGGCGCTGCGTGCGGCGGGCGTGCAGATCGTGCGCTCGGCCCGCGTGCCCGACGGTTTCGTGCTGCGCAATGCCGAGCAGCCTGACGACAAGTACGACTGGGTGGTGGCGCATGACCTGCGTCCGCAAAAGGCCCGCATCCTTGCCATGGTGGCGCTCACCAAGACCAACGACAGCAAAGAGCTGCAACGCATCTTCTGGGAGTATTGA
- the glyQ gene encoding glycine--tRNA ligase subunit alpha — MLTFQQIILKLQSYWDAQGCALLQPYDMEVGAGTSHTATFLRAIGPEPWKAAYVQPSRRPKDGRYGENPNRLQHYYQYQVVLKPAPANILELYLGSLEALGFDLKKNDIRFVEDDWENPTLGAWGLGWEVWLNGMEVTQFTYFQQVGGIDCKPATGEITYGLERLAMYLQGVDNVYNLKWTDTLSYGDVYKQNEVEQSTYNFEHSDADFLFTAFNAHEKQAKYLMEQQLALPAYEQVLKAAHSFNLLDARGAISVTERAAYIGRIRNLARAVAQSYYESRERLGFPMAPREWVDQMTKKAA; from the coding sequence ATGTTGACATTCCAGCAAATCATCTTGAAGCTGCAGTCCTACTGGGACGCGCAGGGTTGCGCTCTTTTGCAGCCCTACGACATGGAAGTGGGCGCCGGCACATCGCACACCGCCACCTTCCTGCGCGCCATCGGACCCGAGCCCTGGAAGGCCGCCTACGTGCAGCCCAGCCGCCGCCCCAAGGACGGCCGCTACGGCGAGAACCCCAACCGGCTGCAGCATTACTACCAATACCAGGTAGTGCTCAAGCCCGCGCCGGCCAACATCCTGGAGCTGTACCTGGGGTCGCTCGAAGCCCTCGGTTTCGACCTCAAGAAGAACGACATCCGCTTTGTCGAGGACGACTGGGAGAACCCCACGCTCGGCGCCTGGGGCCTGGGCTGGGAGGTGTGGCTCAACGGCATGGAAGTGACGCAGTTCACCTACTTCCAGCAGGTGGGTGGCATCGACTGCAAGCCCGCCACCGGCGAGATCACCTATGGCCTGGAGCGCCTGGCCATGTACCTGCAGGGCGTCGACAACGTCTACAACCTCAAGTGGACCGACACGCTGAGCTATGGCGACGTGTACAAGCAAAACGAGGTGGAGCAGTCCACCTACAACTTCGAGCACAGCGACGCGGACTTCCTGTTCACCGCCTTCAACGCGCACGAAAAGCAGGCCAAGTACCTGATGGAGCAGCAGCTGGCGCTGCCCGCCTACGAGCAGGTCCTCAAGGCCGCGCACAGCTTCAACCTGCTGGATGCGCGCGGCGCCATCAGCGTGACCGAGCGCGCCGCGTACATCGGCCGCATCCGCAACCTGGCCCGTGCCGTGGCGCAGAGCTACTACGAGAGCCGCGAGCGCCTGGGCTTCCCCATGGCGCCGCGCGAGTGGGTGGACCAGATGACGAAGAAGGCTGCGTGA
- the glyS gene encoding glycine--tRNA ligase subunit beta → MTTQNLLVELFVEELPPKALQKLGDAFATVLGDQLKAQGLATAASVVTPFASPRRLAAHVTGVAGKAADKAVQQKLMPVTVGLDASGNASPALLKKLQALGADVSDPAAAVAALKRAQDGKAEALFYDSVVPGATLQDGLQKALQEAIAKLPIPKVMSYQLETDCELPGWTSVNFVRPAHGLVALHGSTVVPVKALGLSAGNSTQGHRFEAAVSPVVLADADSYAATLRKDGAVIASFAERKAEIVRQLAAAAAQVGNGARPIEDEALLDEVTALVERPNVVTCSFETEFLDVPQECLILTMKANQKYFPLLDAAGKLTHKFLVVSNISPEDTSFVTGGNERVVRPRLADAKFFFDQDRKKTLESRVAGLSKVVYHNKLGTQGERMERVCSIAKFIGQQLGGAELAEKAVLAARLAKADLLTDMVGEFPELQGIMGNYYARNDGLSEEIANAISDHYCPRFSGDFLPTSLVGVSVALADKLETLVGMFGIGNLPTGDRDPFALRRHALGVIRMLVEKDLPLQLNDLLAGAVPAFGDKITDASAPLADFIYDRLAGSLREQGYRAQEVDAVMALRPQRLALVEKQLAAVRAFAALPESPALAAANKRVGNILKKAEVEGAVDAHVNPELLQEKAEQDLYAALQRFVPEANAQFDAGDYTASLQTLAVLRAPVDAFFDDVMVNAEQLDVRMNRLGLLKMLHNAMNRVADLSRLAV, encoded by the coding sequence ATGACAACCCAAAACCTTCTCGTTGAACTGTTTGTCGAAGAGCTGCCGCCCAAGGCGCTGCAGAAGCTGGGCGATGCCTTTGCCACCGTGCTGGGCGACCAGCTCAAGGCGCAGGGCCTGGCCACGGCAGCGTCCGTGGTCACGCCCTTTGCCTCGCCCCGCCGCCTGGCCGCGCATGTGACCGGCGTGGCCGGCAAGGCGGCTGACAAGGCCGTGCAGCAAAAGCTCATGCCCGTGACCGTGGGGCTCGACGCCAGCGGCAACGCCAGCCCGGCGCTGTTGAAAAAGCTGCAGGCCCTGGGTGCGGATGTGTCCGACCCGGCAGCCGCCGTGGCGGCGCTCAAGCGCGCGCAGGACGGCAAGGCCGAGGCCCTGTTCTACGACAGCGTGGTGCCCGGCGCGACGCTGCAGGACGGCCTGCAGAAAGCGCTGCAGGAAGCCATCGCCAAGCTGCCCATCCCCAAGGTCATGAGCTACCAGCTCGAGACCGACTGCGAACTGCCCGGCTGGACCAGCGTGAACTTCGTGCGCCCCGCGCACGGCCTGGTGGCGTTGCATGGCAGCACCGTGGTGCCGGTGAAGGCGCTGGGCCTGTCGGCGGGCAACAGCACGCAGGGCCACCGGTTTGAAGCCGCCGTGTCGCCCGTGGTGCTGGCAGACGCCGACAGCTATGCCGCCACGCTGCGAAAAGACGGCGCCGTGATCGCATCCTTTGCCGAGCGCAAGGCCGAGATCGTCCGCCAACTGGCCGCAGCCGCCGCCCAGGTGGGCAACGGCGCGCGCCCCATCGAAGATGAGGCCCTGCTCGACGAAGTGACCGCGCTGGTCGAGCGGCCCAACGTGGTCACCTGCTCGTTCGAGACCGAGTTCCTCGACGTGCCACAGGAATGCCTGATCCTCACGATGAAGGCCAACCAGAAGTACTTTCCGCTGCTGGACGCCGCGGGCAAGCTCACCCACAAGTTCCTGGTGGTGAGCAACATCAGCCCCGAAGACACGAGCTTCGTGACCGGCGGCAACGAGCGCGTGGTGCGCCCGCGCCTGGCCGACGCGAAGTTCTTCTTCGACCAGGACCGCAAGAAGACCCTGGAGTCTCGGGTCGCGGGACTCTCCAAAGTTGTCTACCACAACAAGCTTGGCACTCAAGGCGAGCGCATGGAGCGTGTGTGCTCCATCGCGAAATTCATCGGACAGCAACTGGGTGGCGCGGAGCTTGCCGAAAAGGCAGTGTTGGCTGCGCGTCTCGCCAAGGCCGACTTGCTGACGGATATGGTGGGGGAGTTTCCGGAGCTGCAGGGCATCATGGGTAACTACTACGCCCGCAACGATGGCTTGAGCGAGGAAATTGCAAACGCTATTTCTGACCATTACTGCCCACGTTTTTCTGGCGACTTCTTACCCACCAGTTTGGTGGGTGTGTCTGTCGCGCTGGCCGACAAGCTGGAAACCCTGGTCGGCATGTTCGGCATCGGCAACCTGCCCACCGGCGACCGCGATCCGTTCGCGCTGCGCCGCCATGCGCTGGGCGTGATCCGCATGCTGGTCGAAAAAGACCTGCCACTGCAGCTCAACGACCTGCTGGCCGGTGCCGTGCCCGCCTTTGGCGACAAGATCACCGACGCATCGGCGCCCCTGGCCGACTTCATCTACGACCGCCTCGCCGGCAGCCTGCGCGAGCAGGGCTACCGCGCACAGGAGGTCGACGCCGTCATGGCCCTGCGCCCGCAGCGCCTGGCCCTGGTCGAAAAGCAGCTCGCGGCCGTGCGCGCCTTTGCCGCACTGCCCGAAAGCCCGGCCCTGGCCGCGGCCAACAAGCGCGTGGGCAACATCCTGAAGAAGGCCGAGGTCGAAGGCGCTGTGGATGCCCACGTGAACCCCGAGCTGCTGCAGGAAAAGGCCGAGCAGGACCTGTACGCCGCGCTGCAGCGCTTCGTGCCCGAGGCCAACGCCCAGTTCGACGCGGGCGACTACACCGCCAGCCTGCAGACCCTGGCCGTGCTGCGCGCGCCGGTGGATGCGTTCTTCGACGACGTGATGGTCAACGCCGAGCAGCTGGATGTGCGGATGAACCGCCTGGGTCTGCTCAAGATGCTGCACAACGCGATGAACCGCGTGGCCGACCTCTCGCGCCTGGCCGTTTGA
- the gmhB gene encoding D-glycero-beta-D-manno-heptose 1,7-bisphosphate 7-phosphatase → MKLAILDRDGTLNPLGEDYITSADEWTAVPGALEAIARLNHAGWHVVVATNQPGLGRGLFDVVALNAIHTKMHRQVAAVGGRIDAVFYCPHAADEECACRKPAPGLLEQISDRYGVERQDVRVVGSCAAHLQAGAALGAQLHLVCTGQSAQVHPGGPLPAGIPAGTLVHASLGDFVDQLLPAVQVPAAALAAIPLPLHGSAPSS, encoded by the coding sequence ATGAAACTCGCCATCCTCGACCGCGACGGCACCCTCAACCCGCTGGGGGAGGACTACATCACCTCTGCCGACGAGTGGACCGCCGTGCCGGGCGCGCTCGAAGCCATCGCGCGCCTGAACCATGCCGGCTGGCATGTGGTGGTGGCGACCAATCAGCCGGGGCTGGGCCGGGGGCTGTTCGACGTGGTGGCCCTCAATGCCATCCATACCAAGATGCACCGGCAGGTGGCCGCCGTGGGGGGGCGCATCGACGCGGTGTTCTACTGCCCGCACGCGGCCGACGAGGAGTGCGCCTGCCGCAAGCCCGCCCCGGGCCTGCTGGAGCAGATCAGCGACCGCTATGGCGTGGAGCGGCAGGACGTGCGGGTGGTGGGCAGCTGTGCCGCCCATCTGCAGGCCGGCGCCGCGCTGGGCGCGCAGCTGCACCTGGTGTGCACGGGGCAGTCGGCCCAGGTGCACCCCGGTGGGCCGCTGCCGGCGGGCATTCCGGCGGGCACGCTGGTGCACGCCAGCCTGGGGGATTTCGTGGACCAGCTGCTGCCCGCGGTGCAGGTGCCGGCGGCAGCGCTGGCGGCCATTCCCCTGCCCCTGCACGGCAGTGCCCCATCGTCTTGA
- a CDS encoding 1-acyl-sn-glycerol-3-phosphate acyltransferase, with the protein MAFIRSVIHLLWMGITVVPYALAIMLGTLLGVRGGPLYRIARAWLSLCISGARVILGVRAHVTGMENLPQGENAGAVLLVKHQSTYETFLMPTIMPRPLAYVFKKELLYVPFFGWAIGRLDMIHIDRNQRTQAFNKVVQQGKDLLAKGIWIIMFPEGTRIERGRKGNYKTGGTRLAIDTGAPVVPIAVTSAKVWPRKAFIKRPGVVDVSIGKPISSVGRQPDELMREVEAWIEAEMRRLDPEAYENTP; encoded by the coding sequence ATGGCTTTTATCCGTTCCGTCATTCACCTTCTCTGGATGGGCATCACCGTCGTGCCCTATGCGCTGGCCATCATGCTGGGCACCCTGCTGGGCGTGCGCGGAGGGCCGCTGTACCGCATCGCACGGGCATGGCTGTCGCTGTGCATCAGCGGTGCCCGGGTGATCCTGGGCGTCCGCGCCCATGTGACCGGCATGGAAAACCTCCCGCAGGGCGAGAACGCCGGGGCCGTGCTGCTGGTCAAGCACCAGTCCACGTACGAAACCTTCCTCATGCCCACGATCATGCCGCGCCCGCTGGCCTACGTGTTCAAGAAGGAGCTGCTCTACGTTCCCTTCTTTGGCTGGGCGATTGGCCGCCTGGACATGATCCACATCGACCGCAACCAGCGCACGCAGGCGTTCAACAAGGTGGTGCAGCAGGGCAAGGACCTGCTGGCCAAGGGCATCTGGATCATCATGTTCCCCGAGGGCACGCGCATCGAGCGCGGGCGCAAGGGCAACTACAAGACCGGCGGCACGCGCCTGGCCATCGACACCGGCGCGCCCGTGGTGCCCATCGCCGTGACCTCGGCCAAGGTCTGGCCGCGCAAGGCCTTCATCAAGCGGCCCGGCGTGGTGGACGTGTCCATCGGCAAACCCATTTCCAGCGTGGGCCGCCAGCCCGACGAGCTGATGCGCGAGGTCGAGGCCTGGATCGAGGCCGAGATGCGCCGCCTGGACCCCGAGGCCTATGAGAACACCCCCTGA
- a CDS encoding M48 family metallopeptidase, with product MHRLVQLALDLFDPPAAPVAAPAAQASGFKPGAPLAQNDQALVAPKTIASGPAAPAVPLPSLLSPAEFRHPQASREVLLGDAVVAYALQRARRRTIGFTVGADGLSVRAPSWVTLSAVDAALRDKSDWILRKLSEARERQQRMEGGRIVWAHGAVLPYLGEPLTVVLDPSHGFAGRGGALVPSAPPSAGEEGIAVARSLHIGLPHSASAAQIRDAVQAWLMRDARRHFTARLDHFAPLLGVRWASLRLSSAQTRWGSAKADGSIRLNWRLLHYRPAIIDYVVAHELAHLRVMDHSLRFWDTVATVVPDYAVLRSRLRDEPAPLWE from the coding sequence ATGCACCGGCTTGTGCAATTGGCGCTCGACCTTTTCGACCCGCCGGCCGCACCGGTTGCGGCACCGGCGGCGCAGGCTTCAGGTTTCAAGCCTGGAGCGCCGCTGGCGCAGAATGATCAAGCGCTGGTAGCTCCTAAAACGATAGCAAGCGGGCCTGCGGCACCGGCGGTGCCCTTGCCGTCCCTGCTGTCCCCGGCCGAGTTCCGCCACCCGCAGGCCAGCCGCGAAGTGCTGCTGGGCGACGCCGTGGTCGCCTATGCGCTGCAGCGCGCACGGCGACGCACCATCGGCTTCACCGTGGGCGCGGATGGCCTGTCGGTGCGCGCGCCCAGCTGGGTGACCCTTTCGGCGGTGGACGCCGCGCTGCGCGACAAGTCGGACTGGATCCTGCGCAAGCTGTCGGAGGCCCGCGAGCGCCAGCAGCGCATGGAGGGCGGCCGCATCGTCTGGGCCCATGGCGCGGTGTTGCCGTACCTGGGCGAGCCGCTCACGGTGGTGCTGGACCCAAGCCATGGCTTTGCCGGCAGGGGCGGGGCGCTGGTGCCGTCCGCGCCGCCCTCGGCCGGGGAAGAGGGCATCGCCGTCGCCCGCAGCCTGCACATCGGCCTGCCCCACAGTGCCAGCGCCGCCCAGATCCGCGACGCCGTGCAGGCCTGGCTCATGCGCGATGCACGCCGCCACTTCACCGCGCGGCTGGACCACTTCGCCCCGCTGCTGGGGGTGCGCTGGGCCAGCCTGCGCCTGTCCAGCGCGCAGACCCGCTGGGGCAGCGCCAAGGCCGACGGCTCCATCCGCCTGAACTGGCGCCTGCTGCACTACCGCCCGGCCATCATCGACTATGTGGTGGCCCACGAGCTGGCCCACCTGCGCGTGATGGACCACAGCCTGCGCTTCTGGGACACCGTGGCCACCGTGGTGCCCGACTACGCGGTGCTGCGCAGCCGCCTGCGCGATGAACCCGCTCCGCTGTGGGAGTGA
- a CDS encoding rhodanese-like domain-containing protein — translation MTIPQTITPAEGYAGDVTPQQAWQWMQAGQAVLVDVRSDAEREWVGQVPGGAAVAWKQWPGMALNAGFDTQLRAAAPAGATLVMLCRSGVRSIAAARRATELGFTAYNILEGFEGDADAQGQRGRKGGWRFHGLPWRQN, via the coding sequence ATGACCATCCCGCAAACGATCACTCCCGCCGAAGGCTACGCGGGCGATGTCACGCCGCAGCAGGCCTGGCAGTGGATGCAGGCCGGCCAGGCCGTGCTGGTGGACGTGCGCAGCGACGCCGAACGCGAATGGGTGGGACAGGTGCCCGGGGGCGCCGCCGTGGCCTGGAAGCAGTGGCCAGGCATGGCCCTGAACGCCGGATTCGACACCCAGCTGCGCGCGGCCGCACCCGCCGGCGCCACGCTGGTGATGCTGTGCCGCAGCGGCGTGCGCTCCATCGCCGCGGCGCGACGCGCCACCGAACTGGGCTTCACGGCCTACAACATCCTGGAAGGTTTCGAGGGAGATGCCGACGCCCAGGGCCAGCGCGGCAGGAAGGGCGGCTGGCGCTTTCACGGGCTGCCCTGGCGGCAAAACTGA
- the lysM gene encoding peptidoglycan-binding protein LysM, with product MGLFSFIKEAGEKLFGGKEAQAATAAAPTQDELNAKAAKAIETYIAAQNLGASNVQVAFDGTQGKVTVKGTAPTQGAKEKVTLCCGNVASVTSVENLMEVTNPEPEAQYHDVVRGDTLSAIAKKFYGDANKYPAIFEANKPMLTHPDKIYPGQKLRIPPL from the coding sequence ATGGGTCTTTTCAGTTTCATCAAGGAAGCCGGCGAAAAGCTGTTCGGCGGCAAGGAGGCCCAGGCAGCCACGGCCGCTGCGCCCACGCAGGATGAACTCAATGCCAAGGCGGCCAAGGCCATCGAGACCTACATCGCGGCCCAGAACCTGGGCGCCAGCAACGTGCAGGTGGCGTTCGACGGCACGCAGGGCAAGGTCACCGTGAAGGGCACCGCCCCCACGCAAGGCGCCAAGGAAAAAGTCACCCTGTGCTGCGGCAACGTGGCCAGCGTGACCAGCGTCGAGAACCTGATGGAGGTGACCAATCCCGAGCCCGAGGCCCAGTACCACGACGTGGTGCGCGGCGACACGCTCAGCGCCATCGCCAAGAAGTTCTATGGCGACGCCAACAAGTACCCCGCGATCTTCGAGGCCAACAAGCCCATGCTGACCCATCCCGACAAGATCTACCCCGGCCAGAAGCTGCGCATTCCGCCGCTTTGA
- a CDS encoding type III pantothenate kinase: MTFLAIDVGNTRLKWALYDAPRPGAALLAHGAEFLDHIDRLAEGSWAPLPHPQRMLGCVVAGDAVKRRVEEQMEIWNVEPSWVVSSAQEAGLANGYDHPSRLGSDRWVAMVGARHHVLRQGPARPLVVVMVGTAVTVECIDTEGRFMGGLILPGHGIMLRALESGTAGLHVPTGEVRMFPTNTSDALTSGGTYAIAGAVERMVQHVIQHCGEEPACLMTGGAGWKMAPSMTRPFELVDNLIFDGLLEIALRRFAG, from the coding sequence ATGACATTTCTGGCCATCGACGTCGGCAACACCCGTCTCAAATGGGCGTTGTACGACGCTCCCCGCCCCGGGGCTGCGCTGCTGGCGCATGGCGCCGAGTTTCTGGACCACATCGACCGCCTGGCCGAGGGCAGCTGGGCGCCCTTGCCGCACCCCCAGCGCATGCTGGGGTGCGTGGTGGCGGGCGACGCCGTCAAGCGCCGGGTCGAGGAGCAGATGGAGATCTGGAACGTCGAGCCCTCGTGGGTGGTGTCGTCGGCGCAGGAGGCAGGCCTTGCCAACGGCTACGACCATCCCTCGCGCCTGGGCTCCGACCGGTGGGTCGCCATGGTCGGTGCGCGCCACCATGTGCTGCGCCAGGGCCCGGCGCGGCCGCTGGTGGTCGTCATGGTGGGCACGGCGGTCACGGTGGAGTGCATCGACACCGAGGGCCGGTTCATGGGCGGGCTCATCCTGCCGGGCCACGGCATCATGCTGCGCGCGCTGGAGTCCGGGACCGCCGGGCTGCACGTGCCCACGGGCGAGGTGCGCATGTTTCCCACCAACACCAGCGATGCCCTCACCAGCGGCGGCACCTATGCGATCGCGGGGGCCGTGGAGCGCATGGTGCAGCACGTCATCCAGCACTGCGGCGAGGAGCCGGCGTGCCTGATGACCGGCGGCGCGGGCTGGAAGATGGCGCCCAGCATGACGCGCCCTTTCGAACTGGTGGACAACCTGATCTTCGACGGCCTGCTGGAGATTGCCTTGCGCCGCTTTGCCGGCTGA
- a CDS encoding TetR/AcrR family transcriptional regulator, with translation MVKKAPRRTAERILEVTLDLFNRFGEPNVSTTLISAELRISPGNLYYHYPAKDELINALFDRYERSLTELLTASDGVRNVEDAWFFMHTLFELIWQYRFLYRDLNDLLSKNRRLETHFQAILKNKTRAVRAMLDGMGRADSLHIDSRELEATATSMVVVLTYWLSFEYVRDPRRALEPESAQAALLRGAHHVLNLLMPYLESSQRAHLLELVGAYAAAPG, from the coding sequence ATGGTGAAGAAAGCGCCACGCCGCACCGCAGAACGCATTCTGGAAGTGACACTGGACCTGTTCAACCGGTTCGGCGAACCCAACGTCTCCACCACCCTGATTTCCGCCGAGCTGCGCATCAGCCCGGGCAACCTCTACTACCACTATCCCGCCAAGGATGAGCTGATCAACGCGCTGTTCGACCGCTACGAACGCTCGCTCACCGAACTCCTCACGGCCAGTGACGGCGTGCGCAATGTGGAGGATGCCTGGTTCTTCATGCACACGCTGTTCGAGCTGATCTGGCAGTACCGCTTCCTGTACCGCGACCTGAACGACCTGCTGTCCAAGAACCGGCGCCTGGAAACCCACTTCCAGGCCATCCTCAAGAACAAGACCCGGGCCGTGCGCGCCATGCTCGATGGCATGGGCCGCGCGGACAGCCTGCACATCGACTCGCGCGAGCTGGAAGCCACCGCCACCAGCATGGTGGTGGTGCTGACCTACTGGCTGAGCTTCGAGTACGTGCGCGACCCGCGCCGCGCGCTGGAGCCTGAAAGCGCCCAGGCCGCGCTCCTGCGCGGCGCCCACCATGTGCTGAACCTGCTCATGCCCTACCTCGAAAGCAGCCAGCGGGCCCATCTGCTGGAGCTGGTGGGCGCTTACGCCGCTGCGCCGGGATAG
- a CDS encoding phasin family protein produces MVKKLQKLSADKKKSNAQLSSTVKDSAQQIWLAGLGAFSKAQEEGGRVFEALVKEGLTIQRKTQAVAEEKITEATSRVTTMASDIGSKAQGQWDKLENIFEDRVAKALSKLGVPSARDLQALSARVDALAKGGKAAPAKAAAAAKPAAKAPAKKAPAKKAAPAKAAAKPAAKAAPAKKAAAKKPAARAAADTGANTPSGS; encoded by the coding sequence ATGGTCAAGAAACTGCAGAAACTCAGCGCCGACAAGAAAAAGAGCAACGCCCAACTGTCCAGCACCGTCAAGGACTCCGCCCAGCAGATCTGGCTGGCGGGCCTGGGCGCCTTCTCCAAGGCGCAGGAAGAAGGCGGCCGGGTGTTCGAAGCCCTGGTCAAGGAAGGCCTGACCATCCAGCGCAAGACCCAGGCCGTGGCCGAGGAAAAGATCACCGAGGCCACCAGCCGCGTGACCACCATGGCCAGCGACATCGGCTCCAAGGCCCAGGGCCAGTGGGACAAGCTCGAGAACATCTTTGAAGACCGCGTCGCCAAGGCCCTGTCCAAGCTGGGCGTGCCATCGGCCCGCGACCTGCAGGCACTGAGCGCCCGCGTGGATGCACTGGCCAAGGGCGGCAAGGCAGCCCCCGCCAAGGCCGCAGCTGCCGCAAAGCCCGCCGCCAAGGCCCCGGCCAAGAAGGCCCCCGCGAAAAAGGCGGCCCCTGCCAAGGCGGCTGCAAAGCCCGCCGCCAAGGCCGCTCCGGCCAAGAAGGCCGCCGCCAAGAAGCCTGCCGCACGCGCGGCAGCCGACACCGGCGCCAACACCCCATCGGGCAGCTGA